From one Anopheles cruzii chromosome 3, idAnoCruzAS_RS32_06, whole genome shotgun sequence genomic stretch:
- the LOC128273848 gene encoding myogenic-determination protein, protein MNGGSLPLVHTGGGVRKDDGNGGGYVRDLSAEQKLKLNIQQLHIRQRQLQLNDYDDNSLSSEEHVLAPAAGCMASPNRPCLTWACKACKKKSVAVDRRKAATLRERRRLRKVNEAFEVLKRRTSTNPNQRLPKVEILRNAIEYIDSLQALLEESPPIRRSPDRMAEGSNSILSTPQDYVNCCSNSYLRERLGQLGKDNDRYSPLTGFNSTTTSGSVNGSSLDCLNLIVQSISNAQQQPQQNAPLGPQVSPPCPLTPASTSPTSSSGGPLQGGAAPSYGGHGSHLPLHQQHQQLQYSSFSSPASTTSSSSSSSSSSSASSASSSPMSPPLTGSHHQLSIGTRPVTLPSAPVSLP, encoded by the exons ATGAATGGTGGAAGCCTTCCCCTTGTGCATACCGGTGGTGGGGTTAGAAAAGATGATGGTAATGGTGGTGGATACGTACGCGATCTGAGTGCCGAGCAGAAGCTGAAACTTAACATCCAACAGCTCCAcatccggcagcggcagcttcAGCTGAACGATTACGACGACAACAGTCTCAGCTCGGAGGAACATGTCCTGGCACCGGCTGCCGGTTGTATGGCCAGCCCGAACCGCCCTTGCCTGACGTGGGCCTGCAAGGCGTGCAAAAAAAAGAGCGTGGCCGTTGATCGCCGGAAAGCGGCCACCCTGCGCGAGAGACGCCGGTTGCGGAAG GTCAATGAAGCGTTCGAGGTGCTGAAGCGTCGAACTAGCACGAACCCGAACCAGCGGCTTCCCAAAGTTGAGATCCTGCGGAACGCGATCGAGTACATCGATAGTCTCCAGGCTCTGCTCGAG GAATCGCCACCCATACGCCGAAGTCCCGACAGGATGGCCGAGGGCAGCAATTCCATTCTGTCAACACCTCAGGATTACGTG AACTGCTGCTCCAACAGCTACCTCCGCGAACGTTTGGGCCAGCTAGGAAAGGACAACGATCGGTACTCTCCGCTGACAG GATTCAACTCCACGACGACATCCGGATCGGTGAACGGATCAAGCCTAGACTGCTTGAATCTGATCGTGCAGAGCATTAGCAACgcccagcagcaaccgcagcagaaTGCGCCGCTAGGGCCGCAAGTGTCCCCGCCGTGTCCGCTAACTCCTGCCAGCACGTCgccgaccagcagcagtggtGGCCCATTGCAGGGCGGCGCAGCACCGTCGTACGGCGGGCATGGATCTCATTTGCCGttacaccagcagcaccagcagttgCAGTACAGTTCATTCTCTTCGCCCGCCTCTACCACCtcgtcttcctcgtcgtcatcatcatcgtcctcggcGTCCTCGGCGTCGTCCTCGCCCATGTCGCCGCCGCTGACGGGTTCCCATCATCAGCTCAGCATCGGCACCCGACCGGTAACCTTACCGAGCGCGCCCGTTTCATTACCGTAA
- the LOC128275747 gene encoding alanine--glyoxylate aminotransferase: MEYRVSAPEVLREPLVVPDKLLMGPGPSNAPQRVLDAMSRPILGHLHPETLKIMDDIKEGVRYLFQTRNAATFCLSASGHGGMEATLCNLLEDGDVVLIGHTGHWGDRAADMASRYGADVQMVRAAQGKALTLDEIRKAIRTHRPAVLFLTQGDSSTGVLQGLEGVGPLCRENNCLLIVDTVASLGGTSFEMDRWEIDAVYTGSQKVLGAPPGITPISFNHRAVERYLRRRTKVKVYYWDLSLIGDYWGCFGRPRIYHHTVSSTLLYGLREAIALACEESLPSLIGRHQDCARRLYHGLVELGFELYADERDRLATVTTIRVPQGVDWLQVAQYAMKMFRVEISGGLGPTAGQVFRIGLMGQNATSERVDRVLQVFKDSVKAVKPDFTFRKTTAKM, encoded by the exons ATGGAGTACCGTGTAAGCGCACCGGAGGTGCTACGTGAACCGCTGGTCGTACCGGACAAACTGCTGATGGGCCCGGGACCATCGAATGCTCCACAGCGTGTGCTCGATGCCATGAGTCGCCCCATACTGGGCCACCTGCACCCAGAAACGTTGAAAATCATGGACGACATCAAAGAGGGCGTACGGTACCTTTTCCAAACACGCAACGCGGCCACTTTCTGTCTGAGCGCTTCGGGCCACGGTGGCATGGAGGCGACACTGTGCAATCTGCTCGAAGACGGTGACGTAGTGCTAATCGGTCACACCGGTCACTGGGGGGACCGGGCGGCTGATATGGCTTCCCGCTACGGTGCGGACGTGCAGATGGTCCGCGCAGCGCAGGGGAAGGCACTCACCCTGGACGAGATTCGTAAAGCCATCCGAACGCACCGGCCAGCGGTACTGTTTCTGACCCAAGGGGACTCCTCGACCGGCGTGCTGCAAGGTCTGGAGGGTGTCGGGCCGCTTTGCCGCGAAAACAACTGTCTGCTGATCGTGGACACCGTTGCGTCGCTTGGCGGTACATCGTTCGAGATGGACCGCTGGGAGATCGATGCCGTTTACACTGGTTCGCAGAAAGTGCTCGGTGCACCGCCGGGAATAACTCCGATTTCCTTCAACCATCGTGCAGT TGAGCGATACTTGCGCCGTCGGACGAAGGTTAAGGTTTACTACTGGGACCTATCGCTCATCGGAGATTACTGGGGCTGCTTCGGAAGACCACGCAT CTACCATCACACGGTTTCATCGACTCTACTGTACGGTTTGCGTGAAGCCATTGCGCTGGCGTGTGAAGAATCGCTTCCTTCACTCATCGGCCGCCACCAGGATTGCGCCCGACGGTTGTACCATGGTCTAGTAGAGCTTGGTTTTGAGCTTTACGCTGATGAGCGCGATCGGCTAGCAACGGTAACGACGATCCGTGTGCCGCAGGGCGTCGACTGGCTACAGGTTGCACAGTACGCAATGAAAATGTTCCGTGTCGAGATTAGCGGTGGTCTGGGACCGACCGCCGGGCAAGTGTTTCGCATTGGCTTGATGGGACAGAACGCTACGAGCGAGCGGGTCGATCGGGTTCTGCAGGTGTTTAAGGATTCAGTCAAAGCCGTTAAGCCAGACTTCACGTTCCGGAAGACGACCGCAAAAATGTAA
- the LOC128270376 gene encoding serine protease grass-like yields MNFSRQVVLLATVALICSSGTCGAEATCANPNERCLPIEYCSPTLASPNRIHDTLDWTKKLCKPVVAITDGDHVCCPKPKIECNLNGEPGACVRKARCKALRSEKESRLLKSYEKYLCYTYNGQNYFCCTDPHCQMRKKKCDGDDVVVRPPKTPRIGSESVYPPCAKGKKLGAQVPTALCTGGQSKNDTMCCVPPKVHPFIVNPKAAKLANMSCGVPGMIPKIANGTAVFRGEFPWMVSLLYRPRASSLCSGTLIHPRYVLTAKHCVRGRAPHTVRLGTLRLSGSRSGEQDPDEQVIAVNARYPHEWADIALLRLSKEATLVEGLVQPICLPLYAKLLMHLPRNVIIAGWGLTENEEVSENLLKADTEVVLKGDDCDKDYEVCTRRNSGTIHCPGDSGGPYQGLSDFNGVGRFVQYAVISRGSSSCREPEHSGKGVMIGYFIDWILQHIPV; encoded by the exons ATGAACTTTTCGCGACAAGTCGTACTGCTTGCTACCGTTGCGCTGATTT GCTCGTCGGGGACCTGCGGAGCCGAGGCCACATGCGCCAACCCGAACGAACGATGTTTACCGATCGAGTACTGTTCGCCTACTTTGGCGAGCCCAAACAGGATTCATGACACGTTGGACTGGACCAAAAAACTGTGCAAACCGGTGGTGGCAATCACCGACGGGGATCACGTGTGCTGCCCGAAGCCAAAGATCGAGTGCAATTTGAACGGTGAACCGGGAGCGTGCGTCCGAAAGGCGCGGTGCAAGGCGTTGCGATCGGAAAAGGAATCTAGGCTGCTAAAGTCTTACGAAAAGTATCTTTGCTACACTTACAACGGTCAG AACTACTTTTGCTGTACGGACCCGCACTGTCAGATGCGCAAGAAGAAATGTGATGGCGATGATGTCGTAGTgaggcccccaaaaaccccgcgCATCGGATCGGAGTCCGTGTACCCACCGTGCGCCAAAGGAAAGAAGTTGGGTGCTCAGGTGCCGACAGCCTTGTGCACTGGTGGCCAATCTAAGAATGATACGATGTGCTGTGTGCCACCGAAAGTTCACCCGTTCATAGTCAATCCGAAGGCTGCCAAGCTGGCCAACATGAGTTGCGGAGTGCCAGGCATGATACCGAAGATCGCGAATGGGACCGCCGTTTTTCGCGGGGAATTCCCGTGGATGGTAAGCTTGCTGTACAGACCACGGGCGTCTTCGCTGTGCTCCGGCACGCTGATTCATCCGAGGTATGTGCTAACGGCGAAACACTGCGTTCGTGGTCGCGCGCCCCATACCGTGCGTCTCGGTACCCTCCGCTTGAGTGGATCCCGGAGCGGAGAACAGGATCCCGACGAGCAAGTGATTGCCGTTAACGCTCGCTACCCACACGAGTGGGCCGATATAGCGTTGTTGCGGCTGTCCAAAGAAGCAACGCTCGTGGAAGGCTTGGTACAGCCGATATGCTTACCGCTGTATGCGAAGCTGCTCATGCACTTGCCCCGTAACGTGATCATCGCCGGATGGGGACTGACGGAAAATGAGGAGGTCTCGGAGAACCTTCTAAAGGCGGACACTGAGGTTGTGCTGAAAGGGGACGATTGCGACAAGGACTACGAGGTGTGCACGCGACGGAACAGTGGCACTATTCACTGTCCCGGTGACTCGGGTGGGCCGTACCAAGGGTTGAGTGACTTCAATGGTGTCGGTAGATTCGTCCAGTACGCTGTCATCTCCCGAGGCTCCAGTTCCTGCCGCGAACCCGAACACTCTGGCAAAGGCGTAATGATAGGCTACTTTATCGACTGGATCCTACAACACATTCCTGTGTAA
- the LOC128272588 gene encoding lysosomal acid glucosylceramidase-like has product MLALQTAVGTATGLPCAARRYSSGTVCVCNVTYCDTLEFVEPSVDGSYVLVSSSSAGLRFAVKEGSFSNTSKPLALRPTRDDASITINLQRKFQTVEGFGGAFTGAVSYNLAKLRAPLRDSLYRAYYSKTAGIGYRFMRVPIGGCDFDLAPWAYNELPANDGALSNFSTLDERDLVKVSQIQQLIEVTDNRDIRIIGAAWSPPRWMKTNNDWTGASRLKPEYYQAWSDYHVRYLELMKAAGLGFWAISTGNEPLNGVIGFLFIHFMSLGWTAQEQGRWVGQFLGPALKNSAVAEVKLFGCDDQRYTFPWWFGLMDQGDANATSYLDGLAVHWYWDGVAPASLLDQTANRYPGKLIFNTEASLGDKPLQQHHPILGSWDRAESYILYILQDLQHSVNGWIDWNLVLDERGGPNYAKNYVESAVIANTTSKEEAYKQPIFYGLGHFSRFVLPGAVRVEAQSSNGNVEVLAFERQDKRTVVVFYNKANGPLSVRLEDPRYGSVRLRIPAKSIHSLLYT; this is encoded by the exons ATGCTAGCGCTCCAAACGGCGGTCG GGACTGCCACGGGACTGCCGTGCGCCGCACGCCGGTACTCCAGCGGaacggtgtgcgtgtgcaacGTGACATACTGTGATACGCTCGAGTTTGTGGAACCGTCGGTGGACGGCAGTTACGTGCTGGTATCGAGCAGTAGCGCCGGATTGCGGTTCGCAGTTAAAGAGGGCAGCTTTTCGAACACCAGCAAGCCATTAGCGCTGCGGCCGACACGGGACGATGCGTCGATCACGATCAATTTGCAGCGCAAGTTTCAAACCGTGGAAGGTTTCGGCGGAGCGTTCACCGGGGCGGTGTCGTACAATCTGGCCAAACTACGGGCACCGCTGCGGGACAGTCTGTACCGAGCGTACTACTCCAAGACCGCCGGTATAGGATACCGCTTTATGCGAGTGCCGATCGGGGGCTGTGACTTCGATTTGGCACCGTGGGCCTACAACGAGCTGCCGGCGAACGATGGAGCACTGTCCAACTTTTCCACCCTGGACGAAAGGGATCTGGTGAAAGTGTCGCAGATCCAACAACTTATCGAGGTTACCGATAACAGGGACATTCGTATTATCGGAGCCGCCTGGAGTCCGCCGCGGTGGATGAAAACCAACAACGATTGGACGGGAGCAAGCCGCCTGAAGCCCGAGTACTACCAAGCCTGGTCCGACTACCACGTGCGCTATCTGGAGCTGATGAAGGCGGCCGGCCTCGGGTTCTGGGCTATCTCAACCGGCAACGAGCCCCTGAACGGTGTGATTGGCTTTCTGTTCATACACTTTATGAGCCTCGGCTGGACGGCACAGGAGCAAGGGCGCTGGGTGGGCCAGTtcctcggcccggccctgAAGAActcggccgtggccgaggTGAAGCTCTTCGGTTGCGATGACCAGCGGTACACGTTCCCGTGGTGGTTCGGGCTGATGGATCAGGGCGATGCCAATGCTACCAGCTACCTGGACGGTCTGGCCGTCCACTGGTACTGGGATGGAGTAGCACCAGCATCCCTGCTGGACCAAACGGCCAACAGGTACCCCGGCAAGCTAATCTTCAACACCGAGGCATCGCTCGGTGATAagccgctgcagcagcaccatccgaTTCTGGGCTCGTGGGATCGAGCCGAATCGTACATCTTGTACATCCTGCAGGACCTACAGCACAGTGTGAACGGGTGGATCGATTGGAACCTTGTGCTGGACGAGCGTGGGGGACCAAACTACGCCAAGAACTACGTGGAGAGTGCCGTCATCGCAAATACCACTTCCAAGGAAGAGGCCTACAAGCAACCGATATTTTACGGTTTGGGACACTTTTCTCGCTTCGTACTACCGGGAGCCGTACGAGTGGAGGCCCaaagcagcaacggcaacgtggAGGTGCTGGCCTTCGAACGGCAGGACAAACGGACAGTGGTCGTTTTCTACAACAA GGCCAATGGACCATTATCTGTACGACTAGAGGACCCGCGATACGGAAGTGTACGCCTGCGTATTCCTGCTAAATCAATTCATTCCCTGCTTTATACTTAA